ACCGGTGATTTGCAGGGCGATGGCTCCGTACCCGTCGGTGCGTACATGCGCCTGCCTCCTGATCTCTACATGGAGCGTCTTGGCAGCCTTACCTTCCACATGGAGTACCGCTATAACGGGATACCGCTGGCGAACGAGAGTTCGCTGCAGGTGTACATGAATGGCGCTTATGTTTCGTCGACCCCGATGCCGCATTCGGAGAAGGCGAGCGCGAAGCTGTCCACCGAGATTCCGATTCCCGTCGTGAACCTGCGTCCCTTCAGCCAATCCATGATGATGAAGTTCTTCTTCCAGATCGCGAAGAAGAACAAGTGCCAGGACACGGCCCCGATGAATCTTCAGGGAGCCATTCTGAAAGATTCGTACCTCGACATTCGCGACATCCCCCACTGGGCGGTTCTACCGAATCTTGAGTTGTTTTCGAATGCAGGCTATCCCTTTACCCGTCTCAAGGATCTCTCCGAGACAGCCGTGGTCATGCCTGATGCTCCTGGAGCGGATGAGATCGAACTATTCCTGACGATGATGGGACACTTCGGAGCGCAGACCGGGTATCCCGTGACCGATGTTACGGTAACGAACGCGGAAGGCATGAAGACCGACGAGACGAAGGACTATCTTGTGTTGGGAACGGCCGAAGATCAACCCGTACTGACGACGTTGAACAAATCACTTCCGGTGCAGATCCAGTCCGGTGGACTGCATGTAGAAGATACACAGGGCTTCTTCAATCCGCTGCAACATGCCTGGTGGAAGGTCCGCAGTTCGGACCATGTACAGACCGGTCAGTTGGAGACGGCGGGCGGACTTCCGGATGCGTTGATCGAAGGGATGGAGTGGCCTAAGGGGTCGAATCGTTCCGTGGTGGTGATTGCGCTGCGCGATCAGACGGTCATTCCAAACTTTCTGGATACATTTCTGCGCGTGGCGACGACCTCGGATATTGCACAATCCGTAAGCGTTCTGCACGGAACGCAGTTTGTCTCCTATCGTCTCGGCAACGACGTATACCGGGTGGGATATCTGTCCCTCTGGTTCCGGATGAAGATGCTGTTTTCGGAGTTTCCCGCCCTGGTCGTGGTCATGGTATTGATCACATGTTTTCTCCTGGGAGGTCTGATGCGCGTGGCTCTGCGTCGTAAGGCAAGAGTCCGTCTACAAGGAAACTAGAGAGACCGCGCAGGACAAGCGCCTGCGCGGTCTTTTTCGATCGACGCAATCTGGAAAGGAACGACGGTGAGAATGCTGAACAGCAGGATCAGTCGCAAGGTAGCAGTGATGGCCCTATGTGCGATAGCTGGCCTGCAGGGGTGCAAGGCGGAGCAGCCCTGGCCCCTGTGGCAAAAGTACACGGACGTCTTCATGGACGGGAGCGGCCGCATCGTCGACAAGGGAGCGGGCGACCATACGACCAGCGAGGGACAGGCTTATGCCATGTTCTTCGCTCTAGTGGTGAACGATCGCAGCCGCTTCGACAAGCTGCTGCACTGGACCGAGGACAATCTTGCCGGGGGCGATATGACGGCACGTCTGCCGGCCTGGAACTGGGGCAAAGCAAGCGATGGATCGTGGAAGATTCTGGATGCCAACTCCGCTTCGGACGCCGACGTGTGGCTGGCTTATGACCTTCTCGAAGCTGGCCGCCTCTGGAAGGTCGAGCGCTACGAAAAGCTGGGCCAAGTTATGGCGGGACGCATTGCGCAGAGCGAGGTCGTCTCTGTGCCGGGCATTGGAACCATGTTGCTACCCGGTCCTACTGGGTTTCATCCCGACCCAACGAACTATGTTTTGAATCCGAGTTACCTTCCGCCGCAGGCACTGGCGCGGCTGGCGCTGGCTGCCCCCGCAGGCCCGTGGGGAACGATTGCAGACAGTCTTCCTCAGCTGCTGGCCAAGGGCTCAGGCGGAGGCTTTGCCATGGACTGGGTACTCGCAGGAACGACGGTAAGGCCTTCTCCTAACCCTCAACAGTTGGCGGAGGGAAAGAAGGATGAGGTCGCCGTGGGAAGCTACGATGCCATCCGTGTTTATCTCTGGCTGGGTATG
This genomic stretch from Terriglobus saanensis SP1PR4 harbors:
- the bcsZ gene encoding cellulose synthase complex periplasmic endoglucanase BcsZ, producing MLNSRISRKVAVMALCAIAGLQGCKAEQPWPLWQKYTDVFMDGSGRIVDKGAGDHTTSEGQAYAMFFALVVNDRSRFDKLLHWTEDNLAGGDMTARLPAWNWGKASDGSWKILDANSASDADVWLAYDLLEAGRLWKVERYEKLGQVMAGRIAQSEVVSVPGIGTMLLPGPTGFHPDPTNYVLNPSYLPPQALARLALAAPAGPWGTIADSLPQLLAKGSGGGFAMDWVLAGTTVRPSPNPQQLAEGKKDEVAVGSYDAIRVYLWLGMADHATRGVQAAMPELGNMGAYLKTHVTPPLTVDQTGKVLNEAGTIGFSAAVIPYLLSTGRQAEAKMQMDRLGASADPATSLYGHPPMYYDQNLALFATGWMEKRFRFEKDGRLRLLWK